One stretch of Hymenobacter chitinivorans DSM 11115 DNA includes these proteins:
- a CDS encoding OmpH family outer membrane protein, translating into MSCSTQEKVGYVNPVKLMQEYHAATAQQQVFQAKAKVWQQRIDSLKTELDALPADGSAKRAYREQELLRYRDAIQQQAQQEDQRLAKGVMEEVNAYIKQYGKEKGYRFILGATNQGNIVYAAEGTDLTDEILEGLNKQYDALHPQKP; encoded by the coding sequence TTGTCTTGCTCTACTCAAGAGAAAGTAGGTTACGTCAACCCTGTAAAACTCATGCAGGAGTACCACGCTGCTACTGCGCAGCAACAGGTATTCCAAGCCAAAGCGAAAGTGTGGCAGCAGCGCATTGACTCCCTCAAAACGGAGTTGGATGCCCTGCCTGCGGATGGTTCGGCTAAACGGGCCTACAGAGAGCAGGAGCTACTGCGGTATCGGGATGCCATTCAGCAGCAGGCCCAGCAGGAAGATCAGCGGCTGGCTAAAGGAGTTATGGAGGAAGTCAACGCCTACATCAAGCAGTACGGCAAGGAAAAAGGCTACCGCTTCATCCTGGGGGCTACCAACCAGGGCAACATCGTGTACGCTGCGGAAGGGACCGACCTGACGGATGAAATCCTGGAGGGACTCAACAAGCAGTACGACGCGCTCCATCCCCAGAAGCCCTAA